tttgGGCAACTTCTTCTATCCCTtcctctttacaccaaaaataaaaagtagtcaAGCAGTTCCATTTGACTTTCTCTATTGAATTAGCTTTGTTATCATAGCATCtgctatttctttctttccaaatacACCACCAAATGCATGATGGTATTATACTCCACCACTTTTTATTAGGTTTTCTCCCCCCTCTGCTGATCCAGCAACTAAGTAGATCTGCGGTATGCTCAGGCATAATCCATTCTGTATGTGTTAGTCCCAAAAAAAGGTTCCACAATTGTGTTGTCACTTTGCAATGGAGGAACAAATGGTTGTTGGTTTCCTCAGTCTCATTACAGAGAGAGCACCACGAAGCAATATAGAAACCCCTCCTTTTCAATTTCTCATGAGTGGAGCATGCTCTTCTGGCAACCAACCAGGAGAAACACTTTACCTTGGTTGGCACCTTGTTCCTCCAAATCTGCTTCCAGGGGCCAAGCTTACCACCTGGATGCTCCTTCACCTCCTTAATATACAGCTTGTTAACAGAAAGGCTTCCATCTCTAGAGTGTTTCCATATGATAGAATCTTTTTCTGCTGATAACCCATTGAAACCATTGAGAACAAGTAATAGCTCAGCCACTCTCCCAATCTCCCAGTCATTTAAATGTCTTCTAAACACAATATTCCATCCATGAATAGACCATACCTCAAGCCACTGTTTCTTCCGGATTGGTACACAAGGAAAATAGGTCAGGAAATAAGACCATCAGTGCCTCATTTCCATTCCAGTTCTCTTTCCAGAATAGGATTTTCGTCCCATTTCCCACCTTGTAGACTATGTTTCTACTTAGATCAGGCCACAAATTTCTTATTGTTCTCCAAGCTGACACCCCATATTCATAGAGTTGGAGACCCAATTTCCATTCAACCCGTACTTGTTGACTATCACCTCCCTCCACAGTCCACAGTGCTTCTTCCTCAGTGTTGAACCTCCATAGCCATTTTGACAAGAGACATCTATTCTGCAACCCCAAGTTTCTGATTCCAAGTCCACCAGATTGTTTATGTAACTGTGCAGTTTGCCATTTGACTAAATGCAAACCCTTCCCTTGTTTATTCCCTTTCCACAAGAAATCTCTTCTCAGTTTGTCAAgtttttcttccactttggcAGGCATAGGGAATAAAGACATAACATAAGTTGGAAGAGAGTCCAACACAGAGTTTATTAAAGTGACTCTCCCTCCCAAAGAGATATACTGAGATTTCCAATTGGCCAATTTCTTCTGTCTTTTCAATTATGTCGTCCCAAATTTCTAGCTCCTTATGATTATGTCCCAATGGCATGCCCAAGTAAGTAGTGGGAAGATGTTCTACTTTACACCCCAATATCCTTGCTAGGCTCTAAAGTTGAGGGACTTCTTTAATTGGAAAGATGTTGCTTTTCCTCCAATTTACTGATAAACCCGAGACTGCTTCAAAAACCACCAAAGTCATTCTTATAAAGGCAACCTGTTCAGCCTTGGCATCACAGAAAATAATAGTGTCATCTGCATAAAGCAGATGACAAATCTGCATTTCCCTTCCTGAAGAGTTGCGGACCTTGAAGCCTTTTAACCAATTGTTTTGGGTAGCTACTCTCATCATACTATTATAGCCCTCCATGGCTAGGATGAAAAGGAAAGGAGAGAGTGGGTCTCCCTGCCTTAGACCCCTTTCTGATGGGAAAAAATCAACAGGTTCTCCATTCACTAAAATGGAGAACCTAACCGTTTTTATGCAATAATTGATCCACTTCAGCCATTTATCCCCAAACCCCATTTGTTTTAGAATCATGATTAGGAAGCCCCAATTGACATGATCATAAGCATTCTCTATGTCCAGCTTGCACATAATTCCTGGATCATCTCCTTTGACTTTGGTGTCCACACACTCACTTGCTATAAGTGTTGCATCAATGATCTGCCTACCTTTTATGAAGGCCATCTGGTGTTTATTCACAAGCTTACTGATCACTTTCTTTAACCTTTCTGCTAGTATCTTGGCAATGATCTTGTATATTCCACCTATCAAGCTTATTGGTCTGAAATCTCTCAGTTCCATAGCTCCCACCTTCTTCGGGATCAATGCCACATAGGTTGCATTTAGGCCCTTCTCAAACACTTGGTGATCATGAAATTGCCTCAAGGTGCTTAGTATGTCTTCCTTAAGCATTTCCCAGAAGCTTTGATAAAAACTCATCGGGAAACCATTCGGGCCTAGGGCCTTGTCACGGAACACAACTTGAGTGTCTCAAGGACTTCATCTTCCTCAAATTGTCTTTGTGGCCACTCTCTTTCCTCCACACTGATGCTTTCACTCCCTTGGAGATTAAAATGTGGCCTCCATTGTTCTGATTCCTTGTAGAGTTTCTGGTAAAAGCTTACAACTTCGTTCTTGATCACCTCTGGTTCGGAATAGTTTTAATCATACTCTTCACTTTAACACGTCATCTCAAACTCAATGAGGTAAAATAACTGAGCTTGTTTACTTTGAAAACAAGATACTAGAAATCAGCCCATAAAATCATAACCCAGCCAGCctgtttagatttttttttttgaaataggtaAACTATCCAGCCTGTTTAGATTTGGACGGGTTAATAACCCGCTTATTTTATTAAGCGGGATCACTTTGACCCGCTTAgttcaacccattttaaaacTGGGCTGATACGCAGCCTGCATGACTCATGAGGTTCTTTGTCtaaatatacttaaaaatacatttttcatttgatatgtTTTATATAGTCACAATATAAGGGAAAAAATTTATTAGGTACTCAAGCAAATTATAAGAAAACAaactttgaatttaaaactTAGTAGGAATTGGGTGGGTTGGGTTATGACCCGGTTCATAGCTCATCTCAACCCACCCCACTTTAGCCCAACTAACATTTAATCAGGTCAATGACCCGCCACTATTTATTTACTCAACCCATTTTGATATTCTCAAATTCAGCCCAACTCGCCCATTTGACACTCCTAGGATCAGTAAATATTTGCTGGTATCACCGGAATAATGAACAATCACATAAAAGATAAGCAGCGCTGAAACTCCGAGCCAATAATTACATAAAGAGAACTAATAAATTGTAGTACCCATAGAAAGATCTATATACATCACTGGAAAGAGGTGTAGTACGGAATATCTTCAACACGTTGTAAGCAAATTGGCAATATGTTAATATATTACTTTGTTACAAAGAACGTAACATACTATTAGGAATAGAAGTTAGAAATGCAGCAGCAGAAGAAGTTGCTAAACCTGAATTAGAAACTTAAAGCAGCAAATTTGCATCTGATTTAGAAAGGTAGCATGATCTTTGAACTTGATTTACATCATCTTACCTCTAAATATTTCATCTAGTTGTGTATCTACCAACTCATTTATCtgagtttgttgtttttgttcatAATTATGTTTTCTGGCGCTGGATACAtatttctttcttctattttatagATTGCACTAGATTAAAATACTTCTTATTTCGTATTAGCACATTTTTCAGAAGAACCCACATTTTAATTACATTTAATTAAAGCATAACATGTCGCTTTTCAACACTTTCACCATTGAGTCAAATGTTAGTGAGAAGCTACACAAGGAATAAATATCAAGAATATTTGCTAGTTCTCTATGTATAAGAAACTCAGTTACCCCATACAGACGAAAAGTTAGTATGAAGCTTGTATTCataaaatgataaaagaaaAGTGGCATATTACCTAGTCTTGCGCAACTTCATATTTTGCAAAATATAATCTAAGAACTTTTAAGTCATATCATTGCATTGACTCTTAAAATTGCTTATCATTTTGTGCTTCAGCATTATTTGATCTCTCCCATGTgcattcaaaacaaaatatgcATCAACAATTGGCTTAAGAAACCCAATATTATGAGTAAAAAGTGCAACTATTTTCTTTTGATAAGAGCTCCCGGGGAGATCTCAGggaaaaataatacatagatagAACGACGATAATACAGAGAAAATAAGATGCTTACCCAAATTTGAAGATCCAATCATTAAGTGAAATACCTGCAATTTCATAGTGACGTCCAGTAAGCATGATTTGTAACTAGCACATAAGTGAAATAAGAAGGAAGCCTCATTGAATGTACTAAAGAATTTTATTAAGGCTAACCAGGACAGAAGGAATAAGAATCATTGAATCTACTTGATGACTATCACTTCATATCagtaaactaaactaattaaggCAATATATTTCCAAATTCTAATATATGTGTATATCCTCCAAGAGATGTAGTGCTACCTCTGAGTTGATGAAGCCTTTTACTTGTTATTACACGGAGCTAGTCTACGTAGATATTATCAAGTTTATTCCAGTTCCCTTTTTCGATAGGTATATCAAGCATTCCCCACTTCATAGTCAGGTATTAGAAGAACAAGGAGGTAAACTAATTCTGGTTTTTTGGTAGTGCCTTCAAATGAGGGGAAGAAGCATCTTGTATGCACCATACTTGGATCATTTCATGCAGAACGAGACTCCTCAATGTTCACTAATATCAGCTATTCAAAGATGCATTTGTGTTCTTTTGAAGAAGTAACATCACCAGAATATCCAACCCAATCTGCACTGCACATTGTACCACTTGGCTGGAAGTTAACATGGTAGAAGGTAGTAGTGGCCCAGCATTTACCGGTTAACTCCACAAGACGATCACTACTATGACCCTGCTGTTACAGAGCTCAATATCACCATTATCACACTCCTAAAACCTCCATCGTCCTAGGGATCATCAATAGACTGATCTTGCACCAAGAACTGAGCATAGACACCCCTCATCTCTAACACCAAAGAATTTAGATGTGAGCATAAATGAACCACTATACCATAATGGCCAAGTGATTAGGCTGGGTTTAATATCCTGAAGTTCAGATTTGTACTCATCAGAGGACTGAGAGGGAAAAAGAGATACATTGAGAGAGTACAACACATGGAAAATACTGGAGACTAACCTGGTATGAatactaaaattttgaaaaccTACATGATCAACAGTAATTTAGGCAATGgttatcaaaaataaaactttagGTAATAGTTATCAAGTTGTAGAAATGGAGGGAAAGGATCATTACTCATTACTATGGCAATAGTGAGAAAGAACCAACTTAATACTAGAACTGTAAAGGcatttcaagtatattttggCTTCTGAAGACCACTGTTCTGTCACCTAAATTATCTAATATTTTCCTATTAAAAAGATATGATATGTCACCTGAACCGTAAATGCTAGGCACGCAAGTTTTGAACATTATAAAACTAATGGTTTAGACAAGAGTATTCAGTTGACTATCATCAACATGGGTTCTTGGACTTTTCACATTCTCCTCTCTTCTACACTTAATAGGTAAACCAGCAACATAAGTTAGCAGCTCGGCTAGAAGGAAAACAGATGAGAGAAGTGTTTCTGATAAATATGCAAAGAATACATTATACCAAGTACCAACAGTAATAGAGCTCACATAACCAGCCATGTACTCAAACTATACTCCCTATACGCACACCTCCTCCATGATTTTATCCTTATCACTTATGGTAAATGTAAAGATACAAACGATTACACACCTGAACATGCATACCTAAGTCTTAGTTGCcgaagaaattattattattgtaattgTGGTGTTTAGGCCAGCTTGCGAGCACTTCAACTACCTCACACCAACACAAATACAGGGTAACTTTACCAGCTGAGGCTTATGCAAATGGGAAGAACTCACTTAGGAGTCTTTGTCTCTACTATGTTCCATGGTTTTCATCTTCATTGACAGTTAGGCCACACCCTGGGGTGCAATCCCAAAGAGAATTAACCACACCCAAATCCGAGTAACTTTCGGTATCAAAGGAAAAATCATTTGCATATAAGCATCTAGCAACATGCTTCATTAGTATATAGGCTATTCATAATTGGAACTAGACAAAAAGTGTCAGTGGCAAATTGGCCTGTTTTCACATTGTTCAATAATTACTTAGACCTTGGGAAGGTACTTTAACTTGAAGTAGGAGGATAGAATGTTTTCATCCAGCTCGGGTACCAATAAAATCAGCCAGAGAATTGAGGATGAAATGCTTACTTTCTGACGAGTCCAGCCATTGTGTGTATTCCGAGAGTGAATTCTCATTAACTGGAAAAATAGATAAGCAACTTTAGTTGTACAAAAATATGACGACACAATCTATTTAGCCAGAAATAATCACTACCACACTGCAGATGTGAGAGTCATTAACAGCACAAGAATATACTCTGATAGAGTTGCACCAACATTATGCAACCACAAAAGGCACAAGCAGCAACCTAAAAAGAAGCACCAAACTGGTTTGCAGCCATTAGATTGCTTCATTATGCCAAGGTTAGAATTAAGCTAGATTAAGGTTTTCTCTTTTTCAGTTGGtcaaataatttctttaaaaaacacCCAGTTGGTGTCAAAAAGTACTCTGCTCGATTCATTCCTCATCTTCACAAAGGTTCTAGATTGTAGTTGAATGCTGATAATTCATTGACAACATCAAACTCTCACTCTCACACAACCACCACCCCCTCCCCACGGCCTCTCTGGTTCTCAATCTTAGCAACTAGTCATATTAAGCAAGCACCTAAATTAAACAGTGGTCTTCCTATATGCCGCCTAAGGAGCTAACAAAGTCTAAAAGCTGATCAAAATTATTGAGAATATGATGGTTACTCCAGAAAAAATTGTTTCTAAGACATCTATACTTCAAAGCATGAATAGGAGAAGAGTTTCCTTGAAAAGCATATTCTGCTATTTCTTTCCAGCCATAGgcaccaaaaaataaaatagaagctGGAACAGTCTGTCAAAGCTTTTTAATTGTTTCCTTACATTCTATTGTCCCCACTTATGTATGTGCTTTTATGCTATGAGGCATAACTCATTGAATGACAAATGGACAGGAATATACTCCATATATCGGCAGCAACTGGGCAATGCAAAAACAAGGCATAGGTAACATCTTCTGCTGAGGGAGAAATCCcttctaataaaattttcatgtGTCAAACACCTCCTTTAAGAGTTACCAAGCCGAAGAAACAATTTCTTTACTCAAGTGGGACAAATAATCAAGGGACTCTTAAGGATTTCCATCTTGAACCAATCAAGATACATGAGGAGAAGACAAACACTTATACTTGTAGAAGAAAACCAATCTAGCCCTCCCCTTGGACTAATTATAGAGTAGTTTGCTGGGAAGCAGTGTTTTTGAGAGCATGATGCGCAAAAAAGCAACTAGGCTCGCTTCACTAGAAGCGAGAAGCCAAGTGCTCTCTTCATTGAAGTGAAGCacaatttcaaatataaaataaacctAGCACGCATGagtaaaataactaaataaaaaaagaaatcaacagaaataatatatagaagcaaatctttcaatttaaaAACTAGAAAATTGATAGCCAAAAATCCTTGATAGGAcaagcaaaataaaaaacaaaacataaatgGATGATGCCATTTAAAATATTGATGGCTCTCTATTTTGCTCAGATGGATGCCATTTGAAATTGCTGTTAAgagaacaaaaaattaaaaaacaactGTAATTCAAAAAAAGCTactgaaaaagaagagaataaaacgaagatgagaagaaaatagaaatagaataattaaaattacacAGAAGAAGAATACGCAGCAcatgaaagaaaaaagagagaagaagacaaataaataaacaaaattcaaataaattaacaaactgaaggaaaaaaaaaagagaaacaaataaAGAATATAAAAGCTGAAGAAGACCGAAacaagagaagagaaaaaaaacgcAGCAGCAAAGAAGAACATAGCAGCatgataataataagaagaagaagtagcTGGAGAAAGTTGCAACCTAAGTCGCAGAAGAAAGCCGCACCAAGcagtgatgaaatattttgatACAGGTCTGCAATGTCTTTTTCTTCTTAAGAAGtagacttttttaaaaataattagaaaaagggAATGCTTCCTCACTGCAGTTAACCATCATCCACCATGATCTTGGGATATGAAGTGGGGTATGTCAGTTAACCTTCAAAGAGGTCATGCCTGAAGGAAGAGGGATAAGGAGGATATTTGGAGATTCAGTTTGCAATTCATTGGCAACAACATGGATCGGGAAAAAAATCCATTCCTTGAGTTATGCTTATACCATTTTAGCTTGCAATTAAATGTTATCCAAAAGTACCAAGTTTTTGCTTTAACTGTAATTGGAGAGAGAAAACAAAAGGATCACCAAATTCAGTAAGAGTACCGGATATCTCAAAAGGAAAAGCAAGGTACTCTCCTTCCTTAAACAAGAGCCATTAGCTCTTAAAAGTCGGCTACTTTCCGAAAAGCTTTCAAACTATTCTTTGTAATGATATCTTGCACTCTCAAATGAGAAAGAAGAGTTTTACACGTATCTCTGATCCAAATTTGAGATATAAGATCTCTTTGTCATGAATGGAATTAGTATCCACAATCTCCTTGATTCTTCGATTTAACAATATAATTTCAGATACAATtgttttgttccattttaaaccAAATGTAATGCAAGCATGGGACTATTATGGTATTTGATAAGCATTAACAGAAAAACAACACATGGTTGAATCCCAGTGGTCTGCTTCAAGAACAATCTCAATTTTAGCCCATTCCCACAGACATCAAAAATCATGTTCACCTAAACAAATGCAGAGCGGGTATATGAATACCAGAGATTCAGAAGTTCTAAATTTAGCTAGTATCTTAGATGGTATTGTAGCAATACCACCAACCATTTTCACCAAATACAGTAAAATCTATTGAATGTGGAGAAAACAATCACATAGTTAATGCAATCTACATGGGGAATTATATTGGCCATAAATGCCATAATACTGGTAAAGTCGCTCCAAACAGTGAGAATCACTTCTCGACAACTCCCTAGATGTGCTGCAAGCACTATATGACAAAACTTATCACAATTTGGTCCACAAAAAGCTGCAATCCTACTCATCCCAGAGAAGACGAAGAGAAATTATAGTAAAAATCGCATTGCAAGTGGTCTATGGCCAAGTAAGTCCCCATGAAAAAATAAGCTTTCTGCTTCAGAAAATCCAAATTCGGAACAAGATTACATTTGGTCTCTTTGACACCAAATCTTTGCAACTTCAAATTAGTCAATTCAGCAGAACTCTTCAAAGATATATACTACTCATTATACTAAACGATGCATGACAATGGCAGAAAACTGTCTCAAGAAAGTGCGTCTGTAGAAACCCATGATAAATTAGAAAGTAAAAAACTTAACCCCATTGAGGCAATTGAACTTCCATTCCTTCGAATTCAAGCATATTAACGGAATTGACAACAGAGAAACCAGGAAGTAATGAGCCACACAAAGAAAATTTAGCAAAAGGACTCAATTTTTCAATCAATAGCACAAACCTAGCCGAAACAGCACCTTTCCAATGTCCATCCATCATTCAAAATCCATTAAAACCCTTCAAAAATCCCAATTGGAATGCATTCCCAAAATCCCAAATTGGGAACAAGAAACGAACACCCAACACAACAATTGCAAGAATCAAGACATAATTTTTAGCAGAAACCCCACATATATAACACCCACTGGAACCATCAAGAACAGGGGTGGAAAGAAAGAAGAGTACCTGAGCAAAAGCAAGAACTGCAATAAGGGCATCGACAGAAGCAAGACCCACATTCACTCCCATTAAAGCCTTAGGATAACAAGTCCCTTCTCTCAACTTAATCATGTTCTTCTCACtccttttctttatcttttacaaaaccaTCCACCGCCTCCAACTCTCTTACCCCTATTTCCTCTAATACAGAGAAAAAAATGTGGACACACAATATGATGATaagcttatatatatttatgtaccCAAACACATACAATAAGTCTtgatgaactaaaaaaaaagaaaatgaaacgGTATCGAAAACGATATTCCTAATTCCCctacttttttctctttccGCAGCCTCGATGGTatctttttctttgaatttgttGCAGATCCGCCCCTGGATTCTTACCTCAAACACTCCCTTTATaccctttttctctctctctccctccgTAGACAAGAGTTGAGTTGGCCCTTTTGGGACAAGTACGAGTCCCTTCCTTCGTCTTGATGTCACGCGGTGGCTTTCAATAAttctttcaaacaaaaatatactaaCTCGTAAATTTACTTAGCaccttaatttttatattttaaaaataaaattattatttaaaataaaataattttatttatttttttatttttatttttttttatttacctgAAAGCCCAAATCCTTATAAATATCTTGTATCTTTAAATCCCCTTTCAATTATTCATAAAACTTCGTCTCTTACCTCTCAATAATTCTGCTTCAAGAACTCACCTTCAACCTTCAACCCTTCCAACCTTCTTTCAAGAAATCAACATTTCAACCTTCAACCCTTCCACCTTCTTTCAAAGAAATCAACATGGCAGTGCCTTATGAAATAATAAGGCAAATCTTCTGCAGGCTTCCGATTAGGAGCATTTGCAGATTTCGTTCTGTATGTGTCTTTTGGGGAAATCTTGCTGCCCACATTAACAATTCTGCTGTTCTTACACTCATCCAAAAGAAGAAGGTAAACGATACTTCCTCTGTTTTTTCCTTAATAAACACTTCTAGAGAAGTAGTTCAACCTGTGAGTCCCTTTTCTAACCATCTATTTGAGATGGAGATGGTTGCCTCTTTAAAAGGCATAATATGTCTTCGTAGCCTCCTTTGGAATCCTTCAACGAGGATGTTCAAATTTGTGGAATTAAGTTCCAATTCTAAACAAAATAGACAGCTGGTCTCAGTAGGTACGGCAGATACTGGGAATGATTTTCTTGTTGTTAGACTAATCTTCTCTACCAACAAACGAGAAATTGAGATCCTTTCAGTCAACAGCCGGCATTCCGAATGGATCCATAAGGAGTCTGAGGTTCCCCTAGAATTAGAGCATAAGAGCTCTTGTGACGTTGTTTTCAATAGAGAACCGTACTGGATAGCCATGCGCCATGGCTGGCAACGGGACCGGAACCGGGCACCACGTGACGGACCGAACCGGTAATTCCGGGAAAAAATCAGTGTACCCGTCCCGAACCGGTAACGGATCGGTACCGGACCGGAAACCGGGTCCCAActgttataattttaaaaaaaaattattaaaattaaaaaattagaaacattactcaaataatattaaaactcttataattttattagaagcaaaaaaaatttataaagttttaaatacaaactttcaaactttaaaaatataaaagtttaaatttcacaatttaaaactttgaaaatttaaattcaaactttaaaactataaaactataaaaatttaaatttcaaactttaaaagtttgaaaatttaaattcaaactttaaaactagggaaaaaggataaatatacccccgaactatcatTAATGGTATACAAATATCCTCCATCATACTTTTCGTTCATCAGTGCCCCTGCAGTCCAAAAATCAGTACACATTTGCCCCTCCTACTAACAGAATAGTTATTTGATACACATGGTGCAATCCTACGGCTCAACCCGATTTGATCAATTatttaatccaaaatttaaataccCGCCCATTATCCATTTAACCCGCCCATTACTCATTTAACccacacaaataaaaaagacGGCGTTTTTTTTATCAGAAATTGAAGAAACAGAGCTCACATGTCTTCACAGGTGGCGAAAGCACCTTGTTGAATTGCACAGTGATTCATCTTCTCTCTAGTTTGGTAGTAATATCTAATTGAAGAAAAACTTGTGTTtcaggaaaaaaataagaaattttaggTAAGAGCTCATATAAAATTTCAGCATATTTGGACTGATTACTCcactaattataaattttatacgaACTATGTGAAGAAAAAATTTACAGATCTGGACAAATGATAAAAGGAATCGAGAGGCGGAGATACGTGTGCGAGTGCTTTTTGACCTTTTCGTTGAGACAAACGAAGAAGCAGCCAACAAAATCAGAAATCAGAGcgaaaatcatttattttgagAAGATCAATTCGTAGAAACACCTAAAATTCATAGCACATATACAACTTCTGAGAATAAATTAGAGATGTATTCGACTGAAAAAACTAGAGATCTTAATTTCTTCATAGATCTACACTTCCTCTTTAATTTTCAACAAATTAGGTAAAGCgcaaattataattaacaaaactTTCACACAATAAAATTACtgcaaagaaaattaattaatcgaTTATCAGCTAAAGTTAATTGGATTTACTTCGAAAAACAACTCACCTATTCAATCTTTCACATGATTTACAAGTAATTTTCAAGCTATAAGTTGCCACAAAACACAAGCTCAGGCAAAAAAAATCCTCAAAAAACGCATACTAAACATGACAAACAATTTCCTCAGCAACATCATGTGAACTACTAACAAAAATCTTCAAATAAAATCATGCAAACGGATAATGGGGCTTTTCCTTGAGGTTTTTAGATAGTTTATTTGTATGGGTAATGGGTAAATTAGGTGGGTTAAATGGGTAATGGGCGggtatttaaattttgggttaaataattaatcaaatcgGGTTGAGCCGTAGGATTGCGCCACGTGTATCAAATAACTATTCTGTTAGTGGGAGGGGCAATTGTGCACTAATTTTTGGACGGCAGGTGTACTGATGAacgaaaagtatgacggagAGTATTTGTATACCATTAAcaatagttcgggggtatatttgtcctttttcccttaaaaCTATAAAGGTTTAAATTTcaccctttaaaagtttgaaaatttaaattcaaagttcaaactttaaaactataaaaagtttaaatttcacactttaaaagtttgaaaatttaaatttaaatttcaaactttaaaactataaaattataaaagtttaaatttcacactttaaattttaaaagtttgaaaatttaaattcaaactttaa
The Solanum stenotomum isolate F172 chromosome 12, ASM1918654v1, whole genome shotgun sequence DNA segment above includes these coding regions:
- the LOC125847283 gene encoding F-box/kelch-repeat protein At3g23880-like; amino-acid sequence: MAVPYEIIRQIFCRLPIRSICRFRSVCVFWGNLAAHINNSAVLTLIQKKKVNDTSSVFSLINTSREVVQPVSPFSNHLFEMEMVASLKGIICLRSLLWNPSTRMFKFVELSSNSKQNRQLVSVGTADTGNDFLVVRLIFSTNKREIEILSVNSRHSEWIHKESEVPLELEHKSSCDVVFNREPYWIAMRHGWQRDRNRAPRDGPNR